From a region of the Alosa sapidissima isolate fAloSap1 chromosome 9, fAloSap1.pri, whole genome shotgun sequence genome:
- the LOC121719846 gene encoding zinc finger protein 239-like: MPVKKENKDEDFDEFLREHILAVKKLDNKAGLKHHDFETETQTSSTWKEEFKEENNYIFREYDHVDSSPTKVVQMISCGNSSKSGSDLNSHQITPLGQKPHQCSQCGKAFARVSLLNRHLKIHTGEKPYQCNTCGGDFSSRRTLTSHKRTHSREKPFHCSECGKTFSQVRYLKMHQRIHTGEKPYQCTTCGKSFIQNGAFKMHLQIHTGEKPHQCSQCGKSFRQKYTLKTHQQIHSGKNSCWCSHCGKTFNNMSNFRAHQRIHTGERQHVCSHCGKGFNHPSNLKAHQRIHTGEKPFQCATCGTSFRRSTHLTKHQRTHTGQKPYQCSRCGNAYSQRYLLKNHQRIHNGEIEEL, encoded by the exons ATGCCAGTGAAGAAGGAGAACAAAGATGAAGACTTTGATGAATTCCTGCGAGAGCATATTTTGGCAGTTAAGAAATTGGACAATAAGGCTGGTCTGAAACATCATGACTTTGAGACTGAGACACAAACATCATCAACCTGGAAAGAAGAGTTTAAAGAGGAAAACAATTATATTTTTAGAGAATATGACCATGTTGACTCCTCTCCTACAA AAGTTGTTCAAATGATCTCGTGTGGGAACAGTTCCAAGAGTGGCTCAGATCTCAACTCACATCAGATAACACCTCTGGGACAAAAGCCACATCAGTGTTCTCAGTGTGGAAAGGCCTTTGCTAGAGTGTCACTTCTCAACAGACACCTGAAGATCCATACTGgggaaaagccatatcagtgtaataCGTGTGGTGGGGATTTCAGTTCAAGGAGAACCCTCACTTCACATAAGAGGACACATTCCAGGGAAAAGCCATTTCACTGCTCAGAGTGTGGAAAGACTTTTAGTCAGGTGCGCTATCTCAAGATGCACCAGAGGATCCATACTGGGGAAAAGCCGTATCAGTGTACTACATGTGGGAAGTCCTTCATTCAAAACGGTGCTTTTAAGATGCACCTGCAGATCCATACTGGGGAAAAGCCTCATCAGTGCTCTCAGTGTGGGAAGTCGTTCAGACAGAAGTACACTCTAAAGACACACCAGCAGATCCATTCTGGGAAAAATTCATGTTGGTGTTCTCATTGTGGAAAGACCTTTAATAACATGTCTAATTTCAGAGCACATCAAAGGATCCATACAGGGGAAAGACAACATGTTTGCTCTCACTGTGGAAAGGGATTTAATCATCCGTCTAATCTGAAGGCACACCAGAGGATCCACACAGGGGAAAAGCCGTTCCAGTGTGCTACATGCGGAACAAGTTTCAGGAGAAGCACACATCTCACTAAACATCAGAGGACACACACTGGACAAAAGCCATACCAGTGTTCTCGCTGTGGAAATGCCTATAGTCAACGTTACCTTCTCAAAAATCACCAGAGGATCCACAATGGGGAAATTGAAGAACTTTAG